In Glandiceps talaboti chromosome 6, keGlaTala1.1, whole genome shotgun sequence, one DNA window encodes the following:
- the LOC144436295 gene encoding BMP-binding endothelial regulator protein-like: MKCVVLIAVIASVQLVQSIPFSYPMDKCGVETFGNACGNDAAIQGTCRGGGCIGMERVAGSPALCGGGNGCVCCSIKNNLCMKTFPGGFCSSGDCGKGIAGIMAMCPHGQTCCKPKTNKEVHPGSIWREEGVGGEQGLGPHFHTFDGLYYNFKGNCEYVLVKETAEEGKAPGFTIKTNHVRADDTDDKLRAFVSSLQITNGEDVASLRMGSLKLYWGEAGTMEKDMPLVEAHINAKLSESQNDVIITIPDKVSVQWNGKGKAVITVDKKLYGKVEGMLGNANDDPRDDLTFKDPNEERRMLDIHKNHHVDENQLHTFTQAWLSNCK, translated from the exons ATGAAGTGCGTTGTATTAATTGCCGTTATTGCATCAGTACAGCTCGTTCAG AGCATTCCCTTTTCCTACCCAATGGATAAATGTGGGGTGGAAACATTTG GGAATGCCTGTGGAAATGATGCAGCTATTCAGGGAACATGTCGAGGTGGAGGATGTATTGGTATGGAAAGGGTAGCCGGGTCTCCAGCTCTATGCGGCGGCGGAAACGGTTGTGTTTGCTGTAGTATTAAAAACA ATTTGTGTATGAAAACCTTTCCAGGAGGATTTTGTTCCTCTGGTGATTGTGGTAAAGGAATAGCAGGAATAATGGCGATGTGTCCACATGGGCAAACGTGTTGTAAACCAAAAA CTAACAAAGAAGTACATC CTGGAAGTATTTGGCGGGAAGAAGGAG TTGGCGGTGAGCAGGGCCTTGGTCCACATTTCCATACCTTTGATGGTCTATACTACAACTTCAAAGGTAACTGTGAATATGTCCTGGTTAAAGAAACAGCTGAGGAGGGAAAAGCTCCGGGGTTTACCATCAAAACCAATCACGTCAGAGCTGACGATACCGATGATAAGCTGCGTGCATTTGTAAGTAGTTTGCAGATTACTAACGGCGAAGATGTAGCTTCACTGAGGATGGGCTCACTAAAGTTATAT TGGGGTGAGGCTGGCACGATGGAGAAGGATATGCCTCTGGTTGAGGCACATATCAATGCCAAGTTATCAGAGagtcaaaatgatgtcataattaCTATTCCTGATAAGGTTTCCGTTCAGTGGAATGGAAAAGGTAAAGCCGTGATTACGGTGGACAAGAAATTGTATGGTAAAGTGGAGGGGATGCTTGGAAATGCCAATGACGACCCTAGGGATGACTTGACATTTAAGGATCCCAATGAAGAAAGGAGGAtgctagatattcataaaaatcatCACGTCGATGAAAATCAGCTCCATACATTCACTCAGGCATGGTTGTCCAA ttgTAAATGA